The Liolophura sinensis isolate JHLJ2023 chromosome 6, CUHK_Ljap_v2, whole genome shotgun sequence genomic sequence TGAAGTCAGTCCAAACCTCACCAGCACAATGATCAAACCAAACCAGCACAATGATCAAACCAGACCACCACAATAATCAACCCTAACCACCACAATGATCAAACCAACCCAGCATAATGATCAAACCAGGCCATGACAGTGATCAAATCAGACGATCACAAGCATCTAACCAGATTTACACAATGATCATAGCAGACAGCACACTGATCAAACCAGCTGGCCACAATGATCAAATTAGACCAGCACAATGATAAAACCAGATGGTCACATTGATCAAACCAGGCCACAACAATGATCAAAGAAGACCAGTACAATGACCAAACCAGACCAGCACAATGATGAAACTACTAGCACACTGATCAAACCAGAGGCCAgatgttcaaaagtgtattaaaagttaaaagttaagCAGCACCGTGACAAAATCAGATCATGCTACCAGCACAATGATCAAACTAGACAAGCACAATGATCAAACCAGACTACCACAATGATCAAACCAGCCACCACAATGATCAAACCAGCCACCACAATGATCAAACAGGCCACCACAATGATCAAACCAGACAAGCACAATGGTCAGCTTTATGACTGGAGGAAGTGTCTGAAGTAACTCACCAACCTTCGGCAAATTACTGAGAACTTTGTTACATGTGAGATACTTACCCAAACCTTGTTATTGGAAAAAAAGTGTCCTTTGATAAACATTACACTGCCCTTATGGCCACATAGGAGTTGTCCATTCCTTATGCCTCCTGTCAGTAAGGCCTCACAAACAGTGAGTGGACACGAATGTACAAATGTGCcgtccaaggctgggtttgaaattgaaattgtGTAATAGaattacaaacaaatatcatttaACAGACAGATGAGAAAGTAAAGTACTCCTTGTACATGAATGCACATTTCaaagcatttatttacttattttatctTGGGAATAACACTGTTTCCAAGAATATCTCAGGTTTATCACATCATGCAAGAAGGAAATTGACAATCGTCATCACTTTTGTGCCAAAATGAAACttgtaaatcaaaatattttgaaaagattGTGCAATGGGCagaataattttaagttttaattaccTTATTTCATGATTATATCAGCTTCTGAGTTAGCTTCTGGGTTAGTTTCtggcaaaaaatgaaattagtGCAGAGGTACAATAACGTGCTTGAGGGTAATGGGAAACAAGGAATCAAGCATAGCCTTATATATGGAAAGCAAAAGGGTATTAGCAcggacactttttttttaactttatatttttcaaaaaatttgtaCTTACCcttaaaacaagtaaataaacaaaatatatgctGGTAATCGACTTAAATGTTTCTAAGAGTTCTTCTTGCTGGAATTCCCCTGGATCAGCTGCTCCCctccccaacccccacccccaaatcGTGACCACCTGGTTGCAGGACTGCAAGAGCCACCAcaatacataattacatgtatgcgcGGTACGTTGTCACCATGCAAACTCGTGCACCTGCCCCTCTGCTATGCCATCATGGGCAGGGAAAGGGCTGGGTATGATAGTGGGGAGAATGCTGACCTAATGTAAGTTCaatatttctgtgtaaacaGAAGGGCCTAAACCCTTCCCCAAGTCTCCGTATAATAATGATATTATAGATTAAACAGGAAGTGCATAAAAATTTATTCAATAGACTACATATTTTGTTCCCATTTATCAGTCTGAGATAACAAAATGCAcaccaaaaaaaggaaaaaaaaaacaacagcaatcTGGCCTCTGGGTGTGGCTGCGCGCACTGGAAGTTAACGATGAGGCAGCGACTCCACAAAGATTAGACACACCAGAGTTGGATTAAACTATGTATAACTCGAAGTTGAATGACTGAAACATTAATCGTCGGCTTACACAGTGTGTGTTTACATTGTCATTAGTTCATATCATGGCGACAAGAACTTGCAGCCTACCCCTGAGTCAGTTCCGCGCTAAAAGCAAACACGATCCCTCTGCAGCGGAGGCTGTCGCATTGCAGGTGTCGGCCAGCCAATGGGAAGAACTGTTACAGAACGATGCATTGTTGATTCCGTCTCGTTCGCATCCCATCAGCACAGCATCAAAAGGGCGATTTTGGTCAGTCGGAAAATAGTCCTGATAGCCAAACGTTAACATCATAGGTTTGCATCCCTTGTAGGTAGTTAGCGAAAGAAATTTGTCATACACTATAGGTAGTACAGCCGAAAACAACTGTAAGTGATAGAAATCCCCGGCGCACGCGGAAATAACGGTGGTCACAGCGTAGGAATAGCGCTGAGACAAGCACTCATCTGAAGGCAGGAGAAGCAGAAGAGAAGCCGGCGATCAAATCTTCAATCCATCATGGTAAGTGATCACAGTGGGACATCATGAAATACATTCCATGTTATTGTGGTCATACAGTGTTTATTTGCCCTCAGGGAAGATTATTTTTCTGCACAAGGAAGATGTTTTCTTGAAATATCACAAACTTCTTCATCCCGCCGAAAGCCGTTACGATGGTTTCAGTGAGCGGCGTTTAGCCCCTCCAGTGTCAATATTGTATGTTTTAGTCATACTGAAGTTGATAGTGACGTGGTACGTAAATGTGTGCCGTACATAGTTGTTCACCACTCCCTGCATGCAAGGTCAGCAATTACATTTGAACAGAACGCTGTTTAAGCCTTCTGCGTACTgtatgagttacatgtatatatgtaagaaataactaTGGTTATCGGTGCCTCCTTGCTTGCAGTGGCAAAACATCAGGGAAAAGAATGAGTagtaatttatgttttacatctgGTGGCGGTGGATctattttttctcttgttttgaAGCGACAAAATGATAATTATTCTTACGGCAGGTTAAAACCACAGATAAGCACACACAGCAGTGCAACCAAGGGATCTGATAGGGTAGACAACTCTTGATGTCCCAGCTAAACAACTTCTTGTATCCGGGATTCCCAGTCAGTAGAATCATTCAGGAGAGTGGTAATGTTAAGGAGCTATTTTGGTCACGTGAATATTGATGCTTTATGTTTTATCATAAGAGTGCACTGACTTTTAACTCTAAGGTGACGCCTGATTGAACAATGTCCTAACGAATCGAGCAGGTCAGTTTCACCCACTGCTCACATGAAATTGGTGGCATTTAAACTTCCTGCCAGAAAGCTCTAGAAATAAATTATAGGAAGCACTAACctggtatatgtatgtctacAAGATTAAAACTTTCTGAGCATTTCTGTGTCTTTGGGTTGCATGCTCCAGTCAATTCATAGAGTAAATCCATGTGTTCTCATCACAGCGTCTTGATCTTCACAGGACGATAGCCTTGCTTGTGTTTGACTTAACCGTGCAACCTCCTGAAATGTGAGGTGGCATGTCCTTGCAGGTCTCCTTTCACCTGTGACACACAGGGGAACCGAATTTTCTTCACGGACCACACTGAGGGACAATGATATTTGTAAATGAACAAGTTTGTAGTGCTGACGGTTCTAACCATGTTGCTTCACCAACAAGTTTTCACTATCTTCGAAATTGTCAGTTATCCACaaatgatatataatataatataattaagacgtagagcataaaaaaaaaaggaaaacagagcagcgacaacaatgtgataactggcaaatggtaaGGGGCCATCCATGAAGTATGTGTGTTAATAAGGGGGATCCAGAATGGGGGATGCATGCTTCACATACAAGTGGCGTACAGATGGGGTTTCAGGGCTTCTCAGTGTCCAATTACCAGACGCTGGCGTTCCCTCGAAGTGCCCTTTGcatccaaaaaaaataattaaacaagaaACAGCCCAAATTCATTATAAGACTCGGATTATCTATTTAGTGGCTAGCCATTCTCCAAATTAGTTATGGCGAGTATAATTTCTGTGTGGCGAAAGCAAAGTGACGTCCCTTTGCCACAGTGGCGAAAGcaatggatgcctttcaacttcagttgtttaggtttaaagttcgtaaatttactgaaatttaatgttggttccagaatcaagaaggaatatttgacttcagtgtgaaaaaacttggttatgaaaacagCAAAGGTTTTAAAGAGGATTTAAAATCGGAAACATACACCCAGATACAAGTAACTAAAATTGGACCCGCAGTATTTGAGATAGTATTCAGATTATGCTGGCCGGGAATTGCtttcaatttactttcaaaaaaaaaagccgaCCAGGGTTTGTAACCCTCAACAAACAACTTTGTAATGATGGCCTGGGGCCTAGAATAGCTATGTTCTCCATTTTccagtaaatacaagccattCTTAGACTGAATTTTCAAGCTAGGTAGGTGGGGTGGAGGTCAACCGTAGGAACCAAGGtccttaaaaatgtatgagaattGAAATATTCAACAGTGATGTGCCTTTCACTAGGGGTTCCACCCCctgcccttctgaggccagattaggccctggGTTTGTCATCTATCGTACGTacgaaacaaaagaaaaaagaagtaaaTGTATAAGTACAATATGCAATGTTGTATTGATTAGTAATATTTGCTCTGCGTTGTACAGCAACATCCCGAACAAGGTGTCGCTGATGCTTGTCAGTGAATGGCCCTTGGTTTTGGCTAAACTTTTTTAGTCCTCTCTGATCAGAACTGGAGAGGGTACCAGAAACTGTGGAGTGCTTATATGAAAACGAATCCAGAAGTGAAAAAGCAGAAGTGCTATGACAAATTTCAGAAGCTTTGGAATGAAGTTGAAAACACAACAATCAATGCCTTAATATGAGGGAAGCATAAAACAGAGCAGTACCTCTCTCCAAAATTATGATAGTGCATTGTAAGATCATATGGCTAAAGTCTGGTATGACCTCACTGGTTTAGGCATTGAAATGTCCTGTTAGGTCGGCATGTGCAAATCAGAATCTGTATACACAGCCTTGATATAATGCTGTTGACTGTATCAGTGTCTTGTGGTCACTCTTTACATGTTACACTCTTTTTATGCATCTTGCGTACTTCATACATGGGAAGGGGGGCAAGGCATTTGTACAAGATGCTTATGATGGGGATCAAGAAGTTCAGAATCTGATCATACTTTACAGACTGTCCcaaactggtgaaatacagcctcatgtcaatatacctcagttaaggttttattctaacttttcatataaatacttaaacagTAGAAAAGTACATGTGCAGGGGTTCATAGATGCCAAAATGTTAACTACCCtatcagaaatattgagttGAGTTTTTCGGTCTAACTGCCGTGTAATAGTGCCAcattgagttttttttaaatttttgaatatcTACCTACCCCAGGTCGAAATTAAAGTATTTCATGCTTGATGTTATAACCCTGTATAACAAGAGGGTAGGTAGGtctttactattttttttttattttcttttatttgtagaagggAAGAGCAATTGTAGAATCCTTTTCAAATGATTGATCACAATTCAACTTCCTCAACATGGATCAGAACGCAGTACTAAATTATGTCACCCAGTATttggcaattctcaaaataaaatcTAGCATAAGAAATCTTTTTATTCTCCtaaattttctaattttatttaaactttGTGAAATTTTGGGGGTTTCTTCTTCATGTGaaggatcaaacatttattctgcCCTCAATGCATCATTTAATGTTCCTGCTTGACTAAAAGTATGAAGACTGTAAGCACCCAAGTGAGCCTGAGCTCAGATCACCAGGTTTGACCTAATTTactctgaaacatttatacCCCAGGAAGAGGGCCAAAgtcatgttgtgttgcatgaagattaaaggaTGGAACCGATCAGCTTTGTCTTATTATGTGAACTTTGCTGCATCTAAAATTTACCTGCCCTTTCCATTGTCACTAGCATTGTTTCCACTTGGTTTCCACAAGCATACAACAATGGATCAATAAGCAGACACATTTTCTACCCACCAAAGCATCTGGCAGTGGTGATATCAGTGACAGTTTAGGAAATTATACCAGTATATTCCCAGCTACATGCTCCCTAGCAGAGTTTTGACAGGGATAAAAGCTGTTCACACATCTAACCTTGTTTTAAATGTTGTGATCTCCtgaacagtattttttttatgccaACAGAAGAGGCTCAGAGGCCTCTGATAGGTGTGAAATGGGattaacacaaaacataaaaggGGCTCTGTTAAGGATTTTTGATAATGTataggtttaaaacaaaaaatcttccGTTTGATCATGTTTTGGGAGGTATTATGATGTAGCAAGATCTGTCCATGACtgaatttaattcacaaaatctACACGAGGGGATCTGCCTAAGTCGGCTGAGACTATAACTGGAGAGATTTGTGCTTGGAGGTATAGGCCTGTGTCCACgtttgtcagtgtttgtaaGCATTTCACATCAGTTATAACCAGAGCCACAATTCTTACCAATTCAATTTCTCAAAATTAGGTGCGTTCTTAAGGTATAGCGTGGCAAAAAGAATTGGATCACCAAGAATTCCATATTTTGCTGTCGTAGGACGCTGACAGATGCGATGGTTACAAGACTTTCTTGAACATTTTACCATGATTACCTCACAAAATGAGTTATAAATTTGAAATCTCGACTCCCTATGGGAACACAATGACACTTGTCATCAGTTCGTTAAGGTAATTAAAAATGTGTCAACACTTTTACGGCTATCCAAATgaatacaggtgaaaacacttcacaggtGGGCCTATCTCTGTGTACGGGTATTGGATATGGTATAGCCGTTGAAGCATTAACAGGCCAACTTTGTTCAACAGGGAGAGTGGAAATTTTATATCTCGAAAGAGACATTTCAGACAatctgcaacaaaaaaaaaaccaagtaattaaataaaataaaatttaaaaatttggcatctgtaaaaacacGTGAAAAGAATTTCTTTCCGGGCCTTTTTGAAGGGTAACTTTTGATCGtgtaacatcaaacatacaatattttatttttaggcCTATAGAATTAATGAGATGCATATTTCAcaagaagtgtttttttttttcggaaatgagttttactgaaatatattcAGTGTTTTGAATCTTTTAACTAGCGTTTAAGGTCAACATTTATGAACTCCTGATGCCCCAAAGGCATTTCCATGCGAGAATGCATTTATAGTGTGCTGTTGGCTACCTGAATATGTATGAACTACTAGGTCTGTGTAAGCGACCTGTTTATTCATAGCCGGACAACTGATGACGTATCTTGCGGGAGTCGCATGACTGCAAAAACTGCTACATAAACCCGTTTCACTTGGCCCCTTGCTGATTTTCTTAAGCAAATATCCACACTTAAGCACTAGTTGTAAAATTGGGTagggctcttttttttttttcaagtaaagCAGTTGCAAGTTACACAGAGAAACGGACACAAATGTGTtagatatattttcaaatttacatgtactgtaccctAATGAATTAGACGTAATCTAGTCTACGACTCATAGCAAAAACAGACAGCAATGTTTGCAATCGCTAACCTTTTTGGAGTGGACTATTCTCCACAACCTTAAAGAACATCTATCAGCTTGGGGGAAAGTCTCCATCGTGGAATATAATTGACAGAGTATCATAAAGGAAAACATGGCTGCCTGTTAAAAGGTTTGCcgttttttcttcaaaaagcAGGGGGGTGGGGTGAATTTCGTATTGTGTGTAATATCCAATTTTTGCTTATGAAACCATCACCACCTGTGATGAATGCCGCAAGCTAGCATGTGTTGTGTTCATAACAAAGAGGTGCACGTGCACACAGTGGGAAAATGTGGTTCTAGTAGGCCCAACTTTCTTTAATAGCCAAAAGTTTAGCTGCTGACTTCTCTAAAGATAAGCAGCATGTGCCAGTAaattcatgttacatgtaaggTTACGGTCAGAACCTTGCATAGTTTTTTGCTAGATATGGAGCTGACAATACATCCACTGCAGTCTTGCTTAAACACCACGGATAACGTAACCATgtgatatataaacaaaaattaccaaAATTCTTTTCCCTAAATTTTGGTTGTAAAGTTTCAAAGTAATCCATTCTTCAGTTTGCACTGTGGTCTGAAGGATTTCAAGAAGTGTCTCCGAGTTTAACCTGCATGAACCTGATAAAAGTTCACAGGAGATATGTAGTGCTAGGTGCATTTTGCCTCAGTTTGGCATGACTGCTTCCGTGATCTATTGGTTGAAGTGTCCACCTTGAAAACAATAGGCCTGAGATTAAACCTGGTCGGGTGATACCAAAGATTTAAAAGTGGTACTGTTGTTGCCTCCCTGGCCACTCgccactgagaggttagagcagggaaaGACCATCTAATAACTCCTCAtaactgaaagattgttaagtatgacgtgaAAACCGAAGCATCCGTAAAATACATTTGGTTTGACCGTTACCTATAGGTAGGAATGACTTCAGTCCTATGGGGTCCTACCCACCACATACCACAGGGCTGAAGATTCTTGAAAGTTATGCCCTGCTGTAATAAGTAAGCATGTGATTCTCCCAAATCAAATAAGCAAACCTGAATAAAGGTCTGCCAAATAAACATCATGTAAACTAGTGCCATTTGAGTACCTTTTTCTAAAAATGCAAAGAGAAGGTCTAAGATCTTAATTTGGTACATTCCAAGTTACGTGATTGTGTATAGCTTAAATTCGTTGTTTCTGGGTTTTACCCTCGGCGGTGcctggttacctcccaccattaGCTGGCTGCAGTCGAAGTCAAATTTCTTTGagtgtacagcgtaaaacaccaatcaaacaaaattttcCAAGTCTAATTCCAGTTATCTTATGTTTCAGGCTGATCAACTCACAGAAGAACAAATAGCAGGTGAAGCTTCGTTTTATGCAAATGTCCTAAAGTATAAATAATGTAACCATAAAAAGCATTGAAACTTGCCCTCTGTATTGTCAGCTCATTGTTCAGTTGTTCAGTAGTATTCCATTTTGCaaacttttttaaaatgatgtggCATTTTTATCCTAATCTTTTGATGACATAATTTTGATTTCATCGTTATTGGTGTAGATGTAAATTGTTCAGTTTGGGAaaggaattttttattttttttaggcaCCATTATATAATTGAAAATCATTCCTTCAAATCTGTTTCAGAATTCAAAGAAGCATTCTCCTTATTTGACAAGGATGGTGATGGGACCATTACAACTAAGGAATTGGGAACAGTCATGAGGTCGCTAGGGCAGAATCCAACAGAAGCGGAGTTACAGGATATGATCAATGAAGTAGATGCAGATGGTTAGTTAGGGTCTTATCACTCCAGTTGTGATATATTCTTTGATGAAACCCGTTCTTCTCTACAAACAGCAGACTAGCCTGTCCTGTGCTCTTGGAAAATTAGGTTCTTGACACTGCTTGTATGCCTGATATGTGGATTGTATGAAGTTAATATGGGATCACTTGTCTTTCCCAACAGCTCTGACCCAGTGGTCTATAGCAGTGAAGGGGGAAAGAAGGTTGTTCGGTTTCtgctacatttgtttttttgtcacatCTAATAACTaaaaggggcctccatggtaAAGGGGAGCCTGTCAgcaatgcggttgttgtgagttcaagtcagctcatgctggcttcctccctggctgTAGTTAGGAAGGTATGCTAGCTGTCTGCGTATAGCTGTGtgtttcctggtttcctcccacaataatgctggctgctgttgtataagtgaaatattcttgaatatggcgtaaatcccaaatcatttaaataatgAATTAGAAGTCTGAAAGAGATACAGTAGGCACCTGattctaaaatttaaacttgTCCACATCAGCGatattaaaatgaacaacacagattagggaaaagaaaaaaatcctcATTTTCTTAATTAGTCCTCCATCGGTACAGGAAGGGACTACAGATTTCCTTGCCTGTCTACATTTGAAATATCTTGCCCAGagctttatatatgtattttttattcttcAGATGGTTCATAATATTGAGTTGAAACTTTGTGCATGGCTTAAGCATGACAGATTAGGGATCAAGTTCACATTTTGTCCATTCTTGACCAAATTTTTATGCtcattattatctttttttgACTTTCCTCAAATGTTTGTCCAAAATTGTCATATTACCTTAATCCATGAgaacaagttacagatcaagttagGATTTAGAGTTATTTTGATCATTATGGCAGGTTTGTCCTGCTATGGACAGTTTTCTGGAATTCTtggtctgttttgttttttttctaacgtTCATTTATCCTGACTTGAAATGTGGTAGAATGCTGCTTGATGGCGACAAATCACAGACCAGGTCTGACAATGGGCCATTTTTTCTATTTCTATTAGAGTTATGGTCAGCTTTATTCTGTTGTGGACTTTGATCTACACTGTAGCTATTATTTTCATGGCTTAAAACTGTTAGGAATTATCTATTGTCAAAGCAATATTTCAAGAATACGTGTTCAGGCATTGACATCGGATCGACCTATCGCCTAAAATTGAATTCAGGGGAACAAAATGTCGATCAGTAAACTGcacagaaataattttttccataaGCCAGTACAGTGTGCTTCCAGTTGGTAGCAAATAACTTAAGCTGGCAATTTTTAACTTAAAACAAGGTCATCAAAATGGGTAACCATCTTGCAGATAGATTGTACTTCTGATGTGACATTCCAGACTGTGACTGACATGGCAGCTAGGGTACGAAATGCAAATGTTGCCAAGTGAGAACATCCTGATTTATTAGAAATATCTAGATTTATAAATTATCTAGAAATTTACCAAAGGGTTTGAGATCCACTAAAACAgtattttgaaatgaatatttttttgctCTAATGCCATTTAATTCGCATAGAAGCCTGACGTCTTGGCTAAACAAAGACAGATGCAGAAACTGGTGGTTAAATTGTTGACTATTGTGcttgtttgttattttatcaTGGACAGCACATAACCTATGTATTGCAGATCTGGTGAACATATACttgttacctacatgtatgtcataaaacaaaattggtAATCATTTTTTTCCCTTGACTTCAAGTGATCAAAAAAACTGATCTCGCTGAAAATTCAATTGaacaattatttacatcatATTAATCCTTGTGTCAAGGTCTGTTGTGTTAGGCCTGTAGGAGTAAATCCGGTTCTTTCAGCAGAAGGAACTCTTTTTAGTCAACTTTTTTCGTAGCCTGTTTAAGGCACACTTAGCAAACATACCTCAGACGGCTATGGATCGTTTGTGAAAGAGGCTCTACAGTTGACCTGCGAATTATTTTTTTGCATTGGGATTGAAATACAGACACAAAGGATCACATTAAAAGCTTGTATCTTATCAGTAAAAGCTTTTTGACAACTAGAAATAGTctctgcttgttttttttttttttttttttttgattggtgtttcacgccgtactcaagaatatttcacttatacgacggcagccagcattatggtgggtggaaaccgggcagagcccggggggggaacccacgaccatccgcaggttgctggcagaccttctcacgtacggccgccagcatgagctggacttgagctcacagcgaccgcattggtgagagactcctgggtcataaaaTGGTTCTAGTGATATCATGAGGCATTGTCAGCTTATAAGGTGTAAGAAGCAGTCACCAGCAGACAACATTGTTAAGGTTCAGCCATCAATGAAAGTTCTGAACTTTGATGAAATACAAGGTTTACAGTCACATAGCTTGAACTCCCTGGTGTCGCAACACTTAGATTAAGTGAAAATGGACAGCATTGTATGTCTAGCAAGTCGGTGCAAGCAGTGTACACCttgttgttttctgtaacaTACGTCacattttctatgtacatgtaagtttgaaaAGGTAGTTGACAAACACTGCTGCTGAACAGCAGCCAAGGTGAAAAATATTCCCCGGTGAATGGTTGCATGGATATTTCTGCTTTACTGGGCAAGGTAGGCAACTCCTACTTAAACTTGTCTGTACAAGTCTTTTAGCAGTATCTAGAGGATAATATATTGGCGTCCACTTCTACTTTCAGGCAATGGCACAATTGATTTCCCAGAATTCCTTACAATGAtggcaagaaaaatgaaagatacAGACAGCGAAGAAGAAATCAGAGAAGCATTCCGAGTGTTTGATAAAGATGGGAATGGATTTATCAGTGCAGCAGAGTTGCGGCATGTTATGACAAATTTGGGtgaaaaattaacagatgaagAAGTTGATGAGATGATTCGGGAAGCTGATATAGATGGGGATGGACAAGTGAATTATGAAGGTAAgacttgtgtgtgtgttgtatatGGAATATGCAGAA encodes the following:
- the LOC135467682 gene encoding calmodulin-A isoform X1, which encodes MFQADQLTEEQIAEFKEAFSLFDKDGDGTITTKELGTVMRSLGQNPTEAELQDMINEVDADGNGTIDFPEFLTMMARKMKDTDSEEEIREAFRVFDKDGNGFISAAELRHVMTNLGEKLTDEEVDEMIREADIDGDGQVNYEEFVAMMVSK
- the LOC135467682 gene encoding calmodulin isoform X2 yields the protein MFQADQLTEEQIAEFKEAFSLFDKDGDGTITTKELGTVMRSLGQNPTEAELQDMINEVDADGNGTIDFPEFLTMMARKMKDTDSEEEIREAFRVFDKDGNGFISAAELRHVMTNLGEKLTDEEVDEMIREADIDGDGQVNYEEFVTMMTSK
- the LOC135467682 gene encoding calmodulin-alpha isoform X3, which codes for MADQLTEEQIAEFKEAFSLFDKDGDGTITTKELGTVMRSLGQNPTEAELQDMINEVDADGNGTIDFPEFLTMMARKMKDTDSEEEIREAFRVFDKDGNGFISAAELRHVMTNLGEKLTDEEVDEMIREADIDGDGQVNYEEFVAMMVSK